The following are from one region of the Salvia hispanica cultivar TCC Black 2014 chromosome 1, UniMelb_Shisp_WGS_1.0, whole genome shotgun sequence genome:
- the LOC125206372 gene encoding protein PHOSPHATE-INDUCED 1-like produces the protein MASSTILNLLAIFSLLNLAFASRFEDTQTQLLKYHKGALLHGKISVNLIWYGKFTSSQRAIVADFITSLSDSSPPQSNPSVAAWWKKTEKYYHLASKKQSLSLYLNNQILDDEYSIGKSLTEKHLVDLASKGEKTNAINIVLTASDVAVDGFCQNRCGSHGSKSSAVKGKNQKFAYIWVGNSEAQCAGYCAWPFHQPIYGPQSPPLIAPNNDVGIDGMVINLSALLAGTATNPFGNGFYQGTADAPLEAATACPGVYAKGAYPGYAGDLLVEKSSGASYNAHGANGRKYVLPAIYDPSTSKCSTLV, from the coding sequence ATGGCTTCTTCCACCATTCTCAACCTTCTagccattttctctctcttaaatCTCGCCTTCGCTTCACGATTCGAAGACACACAAACTCAGCTGCTGAAATATCACAAAGGCGCTCTCCTCCACGGCAAAATCTCCGTCAACCTAATTTGGTACGGCAAATTCACCTCTTCACAGCGCGCAATCGTCGCCGATTTCATCACATCTCTCTCCGATTCCTCTCCGCCGCAATCCAACCCCTCCGTCGCCGCGTGGTGGAAAAAAACAGAGAAGTACTACCACCTCGCCTCCAAAAAGCAATCGCTCTCTCTCTACCTCAACAACCAGATCCTCGACGATGAATACTCAATCGGAAAGTCTCTCACCGAAAAACACCTCGTAGATCTGGCATCTAAAGGCGAGAAAACCAACGCGATCAACATTGTGCTAACCGCATCCGACGTCGCCGTCGACGGTTTCTGCCAGAACCGTTGCGGCAGCCACGGATCCAAATCGAGCGCCGTGAAGGGGAAAAATCAGAAATTCGCCTACATTTGGGTGGGGAACTCGGAGGCTCAGTGCGCCGGCTACTGCGCGTGGCCGTTCCACCAGCCGATCTACGGTCCGCAGAGCCCGCCGTTGATTGCTCCGAACAACGACGTCGGAATCGACGGAATGGTGATCAATTTGTCCGCGCTGTTGGCCGGAACCGCGACGAATCCGTTCGGAAACGGATTTTATCAAGGAACGGCGGATGCGCCTTTGGAAGCAGCGACGGCGTGCCCCGGGGTGTATGCGAAGGGAGCGTATCCAGGCTACGCCGGAGATTTGCTGGTGGAGAAGAGTAGTGGTGCTAGCTATAATGCGCATGGTGCTAACGGCAGGAAATACGTGCTTCCCGCTATATATGATCCTTCTACATCCAAGTGCTCGACTTTGGTTTAA